A genome region from Tenebrio molitor chromosome 4, icTenMoli1.1, whole genome shotgun sequence includes the following:
- the LOC138128017 gene encoding protein argonaute-2-like, with amino-acid sequence MENKKKGDKKGSKGPVCKIPKSSFFKTAPEPGSSKEEEEKMRNEKDVKSPEVTSFTTAPQPSGSKKEEKDQVKTPVVMQIQPEAIAAGASRQESGKKWKETKGKSTPGGAGPGATPVQQVSIKKRADAECPKVQSSASLPHPGPSFKKDGGRRNVPRRPEPRTRLRSSKEEDKKEKDKEEVKSFATPSQLVPSKKGDDGKKKVPESLKMQPSATHLQPRLDQKEYRKQKGGKGSGSFATPRQAESSHRRNEKEKFPGSSEVRTAPWSRSGTGQVAVSFGQEPGRRWGDRRPPPQLKYIPPRGPPSHTGQQRFGARPRLPKLMIPEPPRTEGAHQRQLQDPSLERRIRGQLPQSSHCSTATGHVPFLPQIPSVPAESPQTLPFPIGVAPPPQTLLLPPGVQRSPACPSRSVPSTPTVSEKQRLPVGAPRAISFFEPKQPTPSQGWYPQLGELFPRRHLGMLPPTSPGGPTDLEQSTSMRFMVPEPAVPSQVERVSTILAEPLKALSLEEAKEGVTLGTTGKKIQLDTNHFRVNLGDITHAFRYEVEIQSKKITKGMARNVMEEFRKKYYPENYPNLYQRKILYSAKKLPFEGNIHSGTVQCNERKYSITVVFNGTVDLSPLRNLQQRELGKDEAFQLVEDVFRQSYISSFISSGSRFYSKSNQLSKSAQLYSGGHQELSKGWVPFLNVDAVHVVLTSEVPLIEVVKEICNDTFHVGSATGAMSKLQVEEMDYFLKGMKVKYRRKCKEPFTTFTVVGLKGTASEVKFLYKEEELSVQKYFRTKLGVELEHPELPTLWVGSKEKTIYLPVECCVLVGGQPINHSKVLESLKAGIIRGSTMSSLTCKTKIQKIKAQLNDNPCVKEFGFSVADQFEKVEGRVLEPPVLQYSETLETPNNGAWRTHSFLKPRRIEMWRVVAVGQQSEDVSQMVTKLTAMLMDEAPNYGMRFAVPLQWSAVALTEISLRKFFRENWWLQVLIVVLPSDKWGYFQVKQYAELSAGCLTQCIKMDTIRRMDKVIAKYLLLKINSKTNGVNHTIANLPLVTHQPCMVMGATMTPPKTLKTPILVAVTASEDLTATTYNTTFTLQNPKKSSLSTIEQLKTITIEKLRAFVARNNAFPARIYYYRESAIDKIEEEAAAIKSACAAVSNGSPTALTMVLVRKSHHTRFFFEDNATVCNPPPGSCVDSVVTDPTAQNFYLQSHGTPVGVAKPTRYRTIYDDNNLTNDEVQRLTHHLCYLGARCDFAVSRPAPVYYAQLAAERAKAYLAKAKFKTNQMDLNPFKMNETFTRKHPMFFI; translated from the exons atggaaaataaaaagaaag gaGATAAAAAAGGATCAAAAGGTCCGGTTTGCAAGATCCCTAAAAGTTCATTCTTCAAGACTGCACCTGAGCCAGGGTCTAGTAAAGAAGAGGAAGAAAAAATGAGAAACGAGAAAGATGTTAAAAGTCCAGAAGTTACGTCATTCACAACTGCACCTCAGCCAAGTGGTAGCAAAAAGGAAGAAAAGGATCAGGTTAAAACACCAGTTGTAATGCAAATTCAGCCGGAGGCAATCGCAGCAGGAGCCTCACGGCAAGAATCTGGTAAAAAGTGGAAAGAAACAAAGGGGAAATCTACTCCAGGTGGTGCCGGGCCAGGAGCAACCCCAGTTCAGCAAGTATCTATTAAGAAAAGGGCCGACGCGGAATGTCCGAAAGTGCAGTCATCTGCAAGTTTACCTCATCCAGGgccaagttttaaaaaagatGGCGGAAGGAGGAACGTTCCTAGAAGACCAGAGCCGAGAACTCGACTAAGAAGCAGTAAAGAAGAGGACAAGAAAGAGAAAGATAAAGAAGAAGTAAAATCATTCGCGACTCCATCTCAGTTAGTACCAAGTAAAAAAGGAGATGATGGAAAAAAGAAGGTTCCTGAAAGCCTAAAAATGCAGCCATCCGCAACTCATCTTCAGCCAAGGCTTGATCAAAAAGAATACAGAAAGCAGAAAGGGGGTAAGGGTTCAGGTTCGTTCGCAACTCCACGTCAAGCAGAATCAAGTCACAGAAggaatgaaaaagaaaaatttcctGGAAGTTCGGAAGTTAGAACCGCTCCTTGGTCTAGAAGTGGTACCGGTCAAGTAGCTGTATCGTTTGGGCAAGAACCTGGGAGAAGATGGGGGGACAGAAGACCGCCCCCACAACTGAAATATATTCCTCCACGGGGACCACCCAGTCATACTGGCCAACAAAGGTTTGGTGCCAGACCGAGGCTCCCGAAACTGATGATACCTGAGCCTCCCAGAACCGAAGGCGCTCACCAGAGACAGTTGCAGGACCCCTCGCTGGAAAGACGGATCCGGGGACAGCTCCCCCAAAGCTCCCATTGCTCGACTGCGACAGGACATGTACCTTTTCTCCCTCAAATACCCTCAGTTCCCGCTGAATCGCCACAAACGCTACCATTCCCCATTGGAGTTGCTCCTCCACCACAAACGCTACTCCTTCCCCCTGGAGTCCAACGATCACCAGCATGTCCCTCTAGGAGTGTACCTTCGACGCCTACAGTGTCTGAGAAGCAAAGGCTCCCTGTCGGAGCCCCCCGAGCGATTTCTTTCTTTGAACCAAAACAACCCACACCGTCTCAAGGATGGTACCCCCAACTGGGAGAACTGTTCCCGAGGCGACATCTGGGGATGTTGCCGCCAACATCGCCGGGAGGACCAACAGATCTGGAGCAGTCAACTTCAATGAGGTTTATGGTTCCGGAACCTGCGGTACCATCGCAGGTCGAACGGGTATCGACAATTCTTGCAGAACCACTCAAAGCGTTAAGTTTGGAGGAAGCGAAAGAGGGCGTGACGCTTGGTACTACCGGCAAGAAGATCCAGCTCGATACCAACCACTTCCGGGTGAATCTAGGAGACATCACGCACGCCTTTCGCTACGAAGTGGAGATACAATCCAAGAAGATTACGAAGGGGATGGCACGAAATGTGATGGAAGAGTTCCGTAAGAAGTACTATCCAGAGAACTATCCGAATTTGTACCAGCGGAAGATCTTGTACAGCGCGAAGAAATTACCTTTTGAGGGCAACATCCACAGCGGGACCGTGCAGTGCAACGAACGGAAATATTCTATAACTGTGGTCTTCAATGGTACTGTAGATCTGTCACCATTGAGGAACTTACAGCAAAGAGAGTTGGGCAAAGACGAGGCGTTTCAACTCGTCGAAGACGTGTTCAGACAGAGCTACATCAGTTCTTTCATATCGTCTGGGAGTCGTTTCTACTCCAAATCAAATCAATTGAGCAAAAGCGCTCAATTGTACTCCGGAGGGCACCAAGAGCTGTCGAAAGGGTGGGTACCATTTCTGAACGTCGACGCCGTCCATGTGGTACTCACATCGGAAGTGCCTTTGATCGAAGTGGTGAAAGAAATATGCAATGACACGTTTCACGTTGGAAGTGCCACGGGCGCCATGTCAAAACTGCAGGTCGAAGAGATGGATTATTTTCTAAAAGGGATGAAGGTGAAGTACCGAAGAAAATGCAAAGAACCATTCACGACGTTCACAGTTGTGGGTCTCAAAGGAACTGCTTCTGAGGTGAAGTTCTTGTACAAGGAGGAGGAGCTCAGTGTTCAGAAGTACTTCAGAACAAAACTGGGTGTAGAGCTGGAGCACCCCGAGCTGCCGACTCTATGGGTGGGCAGTAAAGAAAAAACCATCTATCTTCCTGTGGAGTGTTGTGTTCTTGTGGGGGGTCAACCCATCAACCACTCCAAGGTTTTGGAGAGTCTGAAAGCTGGAATAATCAGAGGCTCGACGATGTCGTCGTTAACTTGCAAAACCAAGATACAGAAGATCAAGGCACAGCTCAATGACAATCCTTGTGTCAAAGAGTTTGGGTTTTCTGTCGCCGACCAGTTCGAGAAGGTGGAGGGCAGAGTACTGGAACCTCCAGTCCTGCAGTACTCGGAAACCTTGGAGACTCCCAACAATGGCGCCTGGAGAACGCACAGTTTCCTGAAGCCAAGAAGGATAGAAATGTGGAGAGTGGTAGCAGTAGGGCAACAATCAGAAGATGTCTCCCAAATGGTTACAAAGCTGACCGCGATG CTGATGGATGAAGCCCCGAACTACGGAATGAGGTTCGCAGTTCCGTTGCAATGGAGTGCGGTGGCGCTCACTGAAATTAGTTTGAGGAAGTTCTTCCGGGAGAACTGGTGGCTCCAGGTGCTAATCGTGGTCCTGCCGTCGGACAAATGGGGGTACTTCCAGGTGAAGCAATACGCGGAGTTGTCTGCGGGTTGCTTGACCCAGTGCATCAAAATGGACACCATCAGAAGGATGGATAAAGTCATAGCCAAGTACCTCCTGTTGAAGATCAACAGCAAGACCAACGGGGTGAACCACACGATCGCCAACCTGCCTCTGGTCACCCACCAGCCCTGCATGGTGATGGGCGCCACCATGACCCCTCCCAAAACATTGAAAACCCCAATCCTGGTCGCCGTCACCGCCTCCGAAGACCTCACCGCCACTACATACAACACCACCTTCACCCTCCAAAACCCGAAGAAGTCTTCGCTCTCCACCATCGAGCAACTCAAGACGATTACCATCGAGAAACTGCGCGCGTTCGTCGCGCGCAACAACGCCTTCCCCGCCAGGATCTACTACTACAGGGAGAGCGCGATCGACAAGATCGAGGAAGAGGCGGCGGCGATCAAGAGCGCGTGCGCCGCCGTCTCCAACGGGTCCCCCACGGCGCTCACGATGGTCCTGGTGCGGAAGTCCCACCACACCAGGTTCTTCTTCGAGGACAACGCGACGGTCTGCAATCCGCCGCCTGGGTCTTGCGTGGACAGCGTCGTCACGGACCCGACCGCCCAGAACTTTTACCTGCAGTCCCACGGTACTCCGGTGGGCGTGGCCAAGCCCACAAGGTACCGCACCATCTACGACGACAACAATTTGACCAATGACGAGGTGCAGCGTCTCACACACCACTTGTGCTACCTAGGTGCTAGGTGCGACTTCGCGGTGAGCAGACCTGCTCCTGTCTACTACGCCCAACTGGCCGCGGAGAGGGCCAAAGCGTACCTGGCCAAAGCCAAGTTCAAGACGAACCAGATGGATCTGAATCCGTTCAAAATGAATGAGACCTTCACCAGGAAGCATCCCATGTTCTTCATTTAA
- the LOC138128018 gene encoding protein argonaute-3-like: MANKKRGGRRKGSKASEGQTVNEGASDEMTSSTVPSTPDVREERREQEPPVPPTPPSGTRASEAKPEDFPAFGQSGGSFESAWGKGSPWKGARPKDKNQKSSGSSGTTEEKRMGPKEVPTRGQGPMKDLSVEDGRGGKRGSGDQYVEGGTSPGTVPSRQEMGKRRDVPKGPTPQTRPSGGRAIGPEPKKLPSGQGGGSGGSVWGKGSPWQGARPKERQESSGSPGQTRVETRGGITPKAVPTPQGQVKELSLTQVGEHLKDKLGTLGCKIQIETNHMRVDLGSLTQVYRYDVSVQPEKKPKKMVRVAMDLFRKSYFPQNHPSYDGQKLLYSAKRLPLPGDVVTGKVTIQTDRGEEQEFTITIKLTGTVDLSPLRHLLQKKNVGEDEAFQCVEVVFKQAYTSSFINVGRRFYFKSLQNEYLLGTGAQMYLGGYQAMSKGWVPFLNVDVAHKAFTVAIPLTELVVQMCNTRNRPVTLDNLKTFSLASYHFEELNQYLKGFKVVYQIPNHPGSKKVYRINGLEERPSWMRFLQENQWVTVEEYFQTKWRCVLRYPNLPTLWVGNMKKNIYLPLEYCVLQEGQPIDSSKMVKTQTSAMSNHSATSTTERKNKIQKIMQRAEHNQNPCVKEFGFSVGNGFQQVEGRVLDAPRLRYSEGTVEPSNGSWWAKKFLNGATIRKWRVVGVEIAHSLNSKIGDLIRMLISLGKTSGMTFSPPEATIFISNQKAALERCFQQNKSLQLLLVVLPNNKDSYFWVKQSAELTVGCLTQCVKCDTLFKLSETTVRNILLKINTKSNGLNHVVHDLKLVTDETCMVMGADVTHPSPQATAIPSVVAVTASEDLTATKYNISVDLQVPRQTMSEMIQNLETITVDKLRTFIARNNTPPARIYFFRDGVSEGEFDRVRDVEIKAILRACATVCKNRLPKLTFLVVQKRHHTRFFPTGRESTGEEKFRNVPVGTCVDRVITDPTLQNFYLQSHSSFKGVARPTKYWTLYDENKLTNDDVQALTFHLCHVFTRCNKSVSYPAPTYFAHLAADRAKGYLYKQEIRMEELNLDLVKIQKDFARANPMFFS, encoded by the exons ATGGCCAATAAAAAAAGGG gAGGTAGAAGAAAAGGGTCGAAAGCCTCCGAAGGTCAGACCGTGAACGAGGGTGCCAGTGATGAAATGACGTCATCGACAGTCCCATCTACCCCGGACGTCAGGGAAGAACGACGGGAACAAGAACCACCGGTACCACCGACTCCTCCATCCGGAACAAGAGCGAGTGAAGCAAAACCGGAAGATTTTCCAGCATTTGGACAAAGTGGAGGAAGTTTTGAGTCAGCTTGGGGTAAAGGTTCGCCGTGGAAAGGAGCCAGGCCCAaagataaaaatcaaaaaagttCTGGATCCTCCGGGACAACTGAAGAGAAAAGAATGGGACCGAAAGAAGTACCAACAAGAGGTCAAGGACCAATGAAGGATTTGTCTGTGGAGGATGGACGGG gGGGTAAAAGAGGTTCCGGAGATCAATATGTGGAGGGTGGTACCAGTCCGGGAACGGTTCCTTCTAGACAAGAGATGGGGAAAAGACGAGACGTCCCAAAAGGACCGACACCACAGACGCGTCCATCTGGAGGAAGAGCTATTGGACCAGAACCGAAAAAACTTCCTTCGGGACAAGGTGGAGGAAGTGGTGGGTCAGTTTGGGGTAAAGGTTCGCCATGGCAGGGAGCCAGACCCAAAGAACGCCAAGAAAGTTCTGGATCGCCAGGACAAACAAGAGTAGAGACTCGGGGAGGAATTACGCCGAAAGCAGTACCAACACCTCAAGGACAAGTGAAAGAGTTGTCTTTGACGCAAGTTGGTGAACATTTGAAGGACAAGCTCGGTACCTTGGGCTGCAAGATCCAGATCGAGACCAACCACATGCGTGTTGACCTCGGAAGTCTCACCCAAGTCTACCGTTACGACGTGAGCGTCCAACCGGAGAAGAAACCAAAGAAGATGGTCAGAGTGGCGATGGATCTGTTCCGGAAGTCGTACTTCCCCCAGAACCATCCGAGTTACGACGGCCAAAAGCTTCTCTACAGCGCAAAACGACTACCTTTGCCAGGCGACGTCGTAACCGGAAAGGTAACAATTCAGACTGACAGAGGGGAAGAACAAGAGTTCACAATCACGATCAAACTCACCGGTACTGTCGATCTATCGCCGCTACGTCATTTACTACAAAAGAAAAACGTAGGCGAAGATGAAGCGTTCCAGTGTGTTGAAGTTGTTTTCAAACAAGCCTACACTAGTTCGTTTATCAACGTGGGGAGGCGTTTCTACTTCAAGTCACTCCAAAACGAGTACCTGCTGGGTACTGGAGCTCAAATGTACTTGGGAGGGTACCAAGCGATGTCGAAGGGTTGGGTACCATTCTTGAATGTAGACGTCGCCCACAAAGCCTTCACAGTTGCAATTCCTTTGACGGAGTTGGTGGTACAAATGTGCAATACCAGAAACCGTCCCGTAACACTTGACAATCTGAAAACCTTCTCTCTGGCATCGTACCACTTCGAAGAGTTGAACCAATATCTGAAGGGTTTCAAAGTGGTCTACCAGATCCCAAACCATCCAGGTTCGAAGAAGGTGTACAGAATTAACGGCCTCGAAGAGCGTCCCTCTTGGATGAGGTTCTTGCAAGAGAACCAATGGGTCACGGTTGAAGAGTACTTCCAAACGAAGTGGCGCTGCGTTTTGAGGTACCCCAACCTGCCGACTCTCTGGGTGGGGAACATGAAGAAGAACATCTACCTCCCTTTGGAGTACTGCGTGCTCCAGGAGGGCCAACCCATCGACTCTTCAAAGATGGTAAAGACCCAGACATCCGCAATGAGCAATCACTCGGCAACATCCACCACCGAACGCAAGAACAAGATCCAGAAGATCATGCAAAGAGCCGAACACAACCAGAACCCGTGCGTCAAAGAGTTCGGGTTTTCGGTCGGCAACGGGTTCCAACAGGTGGAGGGCAGAGTGCTGGATGCGCCACGTCTGAGGTACTCGGAAGGCACCGTGGAACCCAGCAACGGCAGTTGGTGGGCCAAGAAGTTTCTAAATGGAGCCACGATACGCAAATGGAGGGTGGTGGGAGTAGAAATTGCACACTCTCTCAACTCCAAGATCGGGGATCTGATCCGAATG CTCATCAGCCTCGGGAAGACCAGCGGGATGACTTTCTCTCCCCCGGAAGCCaccatttttatttccaaCCAAAAAGCAGCCTTGGAGAGGTGTTTTCAACAGAACAAGTCGCTGCAGTTGCTCTTGGTGGTGCTTCCCAACAACAAAGATTCGTACTTCTGGGTGAAGCAATCCGCCGAGTTGACAGTCGGTTGTTTGACTCAGTGCGTCAAATGTGACACACTCTTCAAGTTGAGCGAAACAACAGTCCGGAACATCCTCCTGAAGATCAACACCAAATCCAACGGGCTCAACCATGTCGTGCACGACCTGAAGCTAGTCACGGACGAGACGTGCATGGTGATGGGCGCCGACGTGACCCACCCGAGCCCCCAAGCCACCGCGATCCCCAGCGTGGTGGCCGTGACCGCCTCCGAAGACCTCACCGCCACCAAATACAACATCTCCGTCGACCTGCAAGTCCCGCGACAGACCATGTCGGAGATGATCCAGAACTTGGAGACCATCACCGTCGACAAGCTCCGCACGTTCATCGCCCGCAACAACACTCCCCCCGCTAGGATCTACTTCTTCAGGGACGGCGTGTCCGAAGGGGAGTTCGACAGGGTCAGAGACGTGGAGATCAAGGCGATCCTGAGGGCGTGCGCTACCGTCTGCAAGAACCGCCTTCCCAAGCTCACGTTCCTGGTGGTGCAGAAGCGCCACCACACCAGATTCTTCCCGACGGGGAGGGAAAGTACCGGAGAAGAGAAGTTCCGCAACGTACCCGTGGGTACCTGCGTGGACCGCGTCATCACCGACCCGACCCTCCAGAATTTCTATCTGCAGTCGCACAGCAGCTTCAAAGGAGTGGCGAGGCCCACAAAGTACTGGACTCTCTACGACGAGAACAAGCTCACCAACGATGACGTCCAGGCACTGACGTTCCACCTGTGCCACGTCTTCACTAGGTGCAACAAGTCGGTCAGTTATCCGGCTCCCACGTATTTTGCCCATCTGGCGGCAGATAGAGCCAAAGGGTACCTCTACAAACAGGAAATCCGGATGGAAGAGCTCAATTTGGATTTGGTCAAGATCCAGAAGGATTTTGCCAGGGCCAATCCCATGTTCTTTTCTTAG
- the LOC138127511 gene encoding uncharacterized protein isoform X1, whose translation MGKKKRGGRGKGSKGSKGQTVASRPEVAEERREQEPLVPPIPPFRTGAPGAKPEAFGRGGGSFKSPRPKDKNQKGFGPSGTTEETKVETLGGAVHPEKTVRVATKSYFPHNHPSYDAQKLLYNAKRLPVANDVVTGKVTIQTDIGEKQEFTIRIQLNGTVDLSPLHNLLQKKNIGEDEAYQCVAAVLRKAFSDSSANMEKRLDLTLNQNEEFLGTETRQHSGKMSEDLVPALDEDLKNCDLQNERAIHRHSSTPTMKGKKKTKSTMHKEDTALKSFFPQYFLSSNLWSSELPLGTNIQEWRVIGVEVRREVVNSQIDVFIKMLRSLGATSGITFCHPEDTIYITNQETDLVSCYQKNKSLQLMVVVVPDRKDALFWQKRSLESAIHCLTAGTLFRMNEATVRNILQKIKAGRPWGPQPEPRHRPTRT comes from the exons ATGGGCAAGAAAAAAAGGG GAGGTAGAGGAAAAGGGTCGAAAGGCTCCAAAGGTCAGACAGTCGCGTCTAGACCGGAGGTCGCGGAAGAACGACGAGAACAAGAACCGTTGGTACCACCGATTCCTCCATTCAGAACAGGAGCGCCTGGTGCAAAACCGGAAGCATTTGGACGAGGTGGAGGAAGTTTTAAGTCGCCCAGACCCAaagacaaaaatcaaaaaggtTTTGGACCGTCCGGGACAACTGAAGAGACAAAAGTGGAGACTTTGGGAGGAGCTGTTCACCCGGAGAAGACAGTCAGAGTGGCGACGAAGTCGTACTTTCCGCACAACCATCCGAGTTACGACGCTCAAAAGCTTCTCTATAATGCAAAACGACTACCTGTGGCAAACGACGTCGTAACCGGAAAGGTAACAATTCAGACTGACATTGGGGAAAAACAAGAATTCACAATAAGGATTCAACTCAACGGTACTGTCGATTTGTCGCCACTACATAATTTactacaaaagaaaaacattggTGAGGATGAAGCGTACCAGTGTGTCGCAGCTGTGCTGAGAAAAGCATTCAGCGACTCTTCTGCCAACATGGAAAAACGCTTGGACCTCACTTTAAACcaaaacgaagagtttttgggtACTGAAACTCGACAACACTCTGGAAAAATGTCGGAAGATTTGGTACCCGCTCTCGACGAGGATTTGAAGAACTGTGATCTGCAAAACGAGCGAGCAATACACCGTCACTCGTCAACACCAACCATGAAAggaaaaaagaagacgaaGAGTACCATGCACAAGGAAGACACAGCACTGAAATCCTTCTTTCCGCAGTACTTTCTGAGCAGTAatttgtggtcgtcggaacTCCCACTTGGTACCAATATCCAAGAGTGGAGAGTAATCGGAGTGGAGGTTCGACGCGAAGTTGTCAACTCCCAAATCGACGTTTTCATCAAAATG TTGAGGAGTTTGGGGGCGACTAGCGGGATCACGTTCTGCCACCCCGAAGATACCATTTACATCACGAACCAGGAGACTGACCTGGTGAGTTGCTACCAGAAGAACAAGTCGTTGCAGTTGATGGTGGTGGTGGTTCCGGACCGCAAAGACGCCCTCTTCTGGCAAAAACGATCTTTGGAGAGTGCGATTCATTGCCTCACAGCTGGGACTCTGTTCAGGATGAATGAGGCCACGGTGAGGAACATTTTACAGAAGATCAAAGCTGGTCGACCATGGGGTCCACAACCGGAGCCTCGCCATCGGCCCACGAGGACATAG
- the LOC138127511 gene encoding hyaluronidase-like isoform X2: MSSLCVFFLLLRLIFTIEEITIDSNEIQQRNVPRTKKMNYYWNVPTFQCDSHGMNFTDLAAKFGILQNEDDRFRGDEIVILYDPGSFPALLNDNTKIIRRNGGVPQEGNLTLHLTLFEELVDELIPLEFSGLGIIDFESWRPIFRQNFGKLAPYKEISVEIEQQSHPFWPKFLIEKEASRRFEFHARRFMEETLYVAENLRPNATWGYYAYPYCFNMAPNNMKMACPNEVQKENDRIDWLFRLSGNLYPSVYFESRLSAKEKVQMIEGRVQEAHRVADHGKTKGRTPKVVPYFWYKYHGGEVFLTKEDVFNAFLTLSTSDVDGVVIWGSSNDVNTKQKCAELYQYVDNVLGPNLVNNFE; this comes from the exons ATGTCATCACTTTGCGTTTTCTTTCTCCTCTTGAGATTGATCTTCACCATCGAGGAAATCACTATTGACAG TAACGAGATCCAGCAGCGCAACGTTCCGCGGACCAAGAAAATGAATTACTACTGGAACGTCCCCACCTTCCAGTGCGACTCCCACGGGATGAACTTCACCGACCTCGCCGCCAAATTCGGGATCCTCCAGAACGAGGACGACAGGTTCAGGGGCGACGAGATCGTGATCCTGTACGATCCTGGCAGCTTCCCGGCGCTCCTCAACGATAACACCAAGATAATCAGGCGGAACGGGGGGGTCCCCCAGGAAGGCAACCTCACCCTCCACTTGACCCTCTTCGAGGAGCTCGTCGACGAGCTCATCCCTTTGGAGTTTTCCGGTTTGGGGATCATCGACTTCGAGAGCTGGCGCCCCATCTTCCGCCAGAATTTCGGCAAACTCGCCCCTTACAAGGAGATCTCGGTTGAAATCGAGCAACAGAGCCACCCTTTCTGGCCCAAATTCCTCATAGAGAAAGAGGCGAGTCGACGGTTCGAGTTCCACGCGAGGCGCTTCATGGAGGAGACTCTGTACGTGGCGGAAAACTTGCGGCCCAACGCCACGTGGGGGTACTACGCGTACCCCTACTGTTTCAACATGGCGCCCAACAACATGAAAATGGCGTGTCCCAACGAAGTCCAGAAGGAGAACGACAG AATCGATTGGTTGTTCCGCCTCAGCGGCAATCTCTACCCCTCGGTGTACTTCGAGAGTCGCCTCTCCGCCAAAGAGAAGGTCCAGATGATCGAGGGGCGGGTGCAGGAAGCGCACCGAGTCGCCGATCATGGCAAGACGAAAGGGCGCACCCCCAAGGTCGTGCCCTACTTCTGGTACAAGTACCACGGAGGGGAAGTCTTTCTCACGAAG GAGGACGTCTTCAACGCGTTTTTAACGCTGTCGACGTCCGACGTCGACGGGGTAGTCATATGGGGTAGCAGTAATGACGTCAATACAAAGCAGAAGTGTGCGGAGTTGTACCAATATGTTGATAATGTCTTGGGTCCCAATCTAGTCAATAATTTCGAATGA
- the ND-49 gene encoding NADH-ubiquinone oxidoreductase 49 kDa subunit, which produces MATALLNAIFRKVGPVSPSKLVAANGAALVHTSGSQKAKWYPDADWVAQFNGPVMYPDEVTSKWLLPPWSAQKAPVERSVKNMTLNFGPQHPAAHGVLRLVLELDGEVVKRADPHIGLLHRGTEKLIEYKTYTQALPYFDRLDYVSMMCNEQCYSLAVEKLLNIDVPIRAKYIRTLFAEITRILNHIMAVGTHALDVGALTPFFWLFEEREKMMEFYERVSGARMHAAYVRPGGVYLDMPLGLMDDIYEFAAKFSERLDEVEDVLTTNRIWVQRTQDIGIVSAEDALNLGFSGVMLRGSGIKWDLRKVQPYDAYDLVEFDVPIGIKGDCYDRYLCRIEEMRQSLRIIDQCLNQMPPGEVKTDDAKLTPPSRAEMKTSMEALIHHFKLFTQGYQVPPGATYTAIEAPKGEFGVYLVSDGGSKPYRCKIKAPGFAHLAALEKVGRNHMLADIVAIIGTLDVVFGEIDR; this is translated from the exons atggcAACAGCACTTTTGAACGCGATTTTCCGCAAAGTCGGACCGGTTTCGCCGTCGAAACTGGTGGCGGCTAATGGCGCCGCCCTCGTTCACACCAG TGGTAGTCAGAAGGCAAAGTGGTATCCGGATGCGGATTGGGTGGCGCAGTTCAACGGCCCCGTCATGTACCCCGACGAGGTGACCAGCAAGTGGCTGCTGCCCCCGTGGAGCGCCCAGAAGGCGCCGGTAGAACGGTCTGTCAAAAATATGACTTTGAATTTTGGCCCCCAACATCCCGCCGCCCACGGCGTCTTGAGGTTGGTCTTGGAGCTTGACGGAGAG GTGGTGAAACGCGCGGACCCCCACATTGGTTTGTTGCATCGGGGCACAGAGAAACTGATCGAGTACAAGACCTACACTCAAGCCCTCCCCTATTTCGACCGGCTCGACTACGTCTCGATGATGTGCAACGAGCAGTGTTACAGTCTCGCCGTCGAGAAGCTCCTCAATATTGACGTCCCCATCAGAGCCAAGTACATTCGAA CGCTGTTCGCCGAGATCACTCGAATTCTGAACCACATCATGGCCGTGGGGACGCACGCTTTGGACGTGGGGGCCCTCACCCCCTTCTTCTGGCTGTTCGAAGAGCGCGAGAAGATGATGGAGTTTTACGAGAGAGTCTCGGGGGCGCGCATGCACGCCGCTTACGTCAGACCTGGGGGCGTCTACCTCGACATGCCTTTAGGACTGATGGACGACATCTACGAGTTCGCGGCGAAATTCAGCGAGAGACTGGACGAAGTCGAGGACGTCCTCACGACCAACAGGATTTGGGTGCAGCGCACCCAAGACATCGGAATCGTGTCGGCCGAAGACGCTCTCAATTTAGGATTCAG CGGGGTGATGCTCAGAGGCTCCGGCATCAAGTGGGACTTGCGCAAAGTGCAACCTTACGACGCCTACGATCTGGTGGAGTTCGACGTCCCTATCGGGATAAAGGGGGACTGCTACGACAGGTACTTGTGCCGCATCGAGGAGATGAGGCAGTCGCTGCGGATCATCGACCAGTGCCTCAACCAGATGCCCCCAGGGGAGGTCAAGACGGACGACGCGAAGCTAACGCCACCTAGCCGCGCGGAGATGAAG ACGTCCATGGAGGCCTTGATCCACCACTTTAAATTGTTCACTCAAGGCTATCAGGTGCCTCCTGGCGCCACATATACGGCCATCGAGGCACCCAAGGGTGAATTCGGGGTGTATCTGGTGTCCGACGGCGGTTCAAAGCCCTACAGGTGCAAAATCAAAGCTCCGGGTTTCGCCCACTTGGCGGCGCTGGAGAAAGTAGGCAGGAATCACATGTTGGCCGACATTGTCGCCATCATAGGTACCCTAGACGTAGTATTCGGCGAGATCGATCGATAA